The genomic DNA GATTTTCAAAGAGCCAATGCCCGGCAGCAACGCACCCAGATTATTTTCCGATAGGTGTTCGATTTGAACCCGACCCGTAAGTGATTCAAAAACCTGCTTGAAATGATAGACAGGTTTTCCCGCCAAGGTACAATCAGCCAGAAACCGTTCCCACTCGTCTGGCAAATCGCTGCGCAAGTCGGCGATAACGCTTGAATACTCCAAAATTGAATCGTCGGGATCTTGCAAATAGCTGCACTCGACACCACCAAGCCTCGTCAATTCATCAATCTGTCCGCCGGGCACCAATGCCAGCTTCAACTTTTCAAATTTCTTGGAAATTAAATGATATCCGCCAAACCAGAAAACAGATAGCAAATAGCTGGAGGCAAACAGGAACCGGCTGTAGTTCAAACGTGTTAGGAGAAATACAATCAGCATCGCTGCAAATGTAGCGCTCACAATAAACAGAATACGCGAGCCTGATTGAAGGCCTGGAAAATTGTTCATCCTGCGCAGGATGCCATAGGCGATGGTCACCGCAAAAGCTGCCGCAAAACTTGTATTCACAGTGCTTTCGGAATATCTCCCGAACAGAATTGAATGATCCCTGATCACTGTGGGTAAAAATACACATAGCAAGAGCGCGCCGATCAATTGAAATCTGCTCTGCAGGAAAAATTGTGGTGGTCTCAATCTATCCTGTTGTTGAGGTCTCATCTAATGTGCACATCGAACAGTGGAGCTATTGTCAAATCTGGTGTTTGAAGTTTTTGGAACATGCTGCGATCTGGTCGTTGTGTTTGGTTTCAATTCCGTCTTTGAATTTCACACCTGTGATGACTTTGACCCGATTGTCAAAGCCGCGCAACCTTCGCCAATTTTTTTCGCCACTCTGCCCCGGCTTGAACATCATGTGCAGCATGCCATCGTGTAACAGGAGGCCTTTTGAAGGTTTGGTTTGATGCCTGATTGTGGCGAAGGCAGGTTCACTCGGATTGCTGGCCCGGTTGTTCAGCCAGCGGCCCGTTTCTTGTCTGTCGGCGTTACCAATGACCTTCATCGCGGCACCGTAGGAGCGCAGCCTGTCCGTCACGATAACTTTCGGATTTACAAAGCGTTTCATTGTTTTTCTTGGGAATTTCAATGCCACTTTGCGATCACGGCGCTTGGTTTCATAGGTTTCCAGGACCTCGCCTTCGTGATCTGCGGCGTGCATTCGAAAATGCTGCTTCGCCACTCTGCCCGCTTCAACCAAATTTGTTTTGACAGTGCCGTTTGCGCGGAGCGAGCTGTCCGTGATGGAATCTTTTTTGATCGCTGAGAAATCGACCATCATCCCATCAATAGCGATTTGATGCATGCAACACCTTGAGCGACGAGTTCGGCGTCGCCGCGGGCCTCCACGTTCAAGCGAACCAGAGGTTCTGTGTTGGAACTCCGCAGATTAAAGCGCCAGTCACCGAGGTCGACCCCAAGGCCATCCAGTGTATCGATTGCTTTCGCTTCTTGCTTGAAAACTTTAACCACGCGCGCGATTGCAGCTTTGGGATCGTCCAATGTAAAATTGATCTCACCAGAAGATGGGTACGCTGTCTTGCGACTGGCGACTAGTTCAGCAAGCGGGCCATGGAGGCTGACGAGTTCGGCCACGAGAAGCCAGGGGATCATGCCACTGTCGCAGTAGACGAAGTCGCGAAAATAGTGGTGAGCCGACATTTCACCGCCGTAGACAGCATTTTCGTCCCGCATTGCTTGCTTGATGAAGGCGTGCCCGGTGCGAGCTTGGACCGCCCGACCGCCAGCCTTTGAAACGATGTCTTGTGTGCTCCAAATGATGCGGGGATCGTGAATGATAGTTGCGTAGGGATTTTTTGCCAAAAAAGCCTCCGCCAGAAGGCTGACCACATATTCGCCATCAATGAACGCACCTGTGTGGTCAAAGAAGAAACACCGATCAAAATCACCATCCCATGCCACACCGAAATCGGCACCCGTGGTTTGGATTGCTTCGGAAGTTGAGGTTCTATTTTTGGACAAAAGCGGGTTTGGGATGCCCTGCGGAAAAGTGCCATCAGGTTCGTGAAAGAGCGTCTCGAACTGCAGCGGGGCGCCAATTGCTTTGAGGCGTTCAGCGATTGCGTCGAAGGTTGGTCCAGCGGTACCATGACCAGCGTTGACCAGTATTTTCAGTGATTTCATGGCTGCGACATCGACGAAATTGACGACTTTGTCGACATAAGCCGCGCGTGCGTCTTGCGCCACATGGCTCGTCTTGCCCACTTTGCTAGATGCCCGGAAATCGT from Pararhizobium sp. IMCC3301 includes the following:
- a CDS encoding DDE-type integrase/transposase/recombinase encodes the protein MHQIAIDGMMVDFSAIKKDSITDSSLRANGTVKTNLVEAGRVAKQHFRMHAADHEGEVLETYETKRRDRKVALKFPRKTMKRFVNPKVIVTDRLRSYGAAMKVIGNADRQETGRWLNNRASNPSEPAFATIRHQTKPSKGLLLHDGMLHMMFKPGQSGEKNWRRLRGFDNRVKVITGVKFKDGIETKHNDQIAACSKNFKHQI
- a CDS encoding phosphomannomutase; translated protein: MSHLTCFKTYDIRGRLGIDLDEGIAYRIGRAFAQVLGAKVVMLGRDVRASSEALAASVARGLEDEGCEVLDLGLSGTEEMYFATTHFMADGGICVTASHNPMDYNGMKMVGAGSAPLDTKAGLAKIKELAERDDFRASSKVGKTSHVAQDARAAYVDKVVNFVDVAAMKSLKILVNAGHGTAGPTFDAIAERLKAIGAPLQFETLFHEPDGTFPQGIPNPLLSKNRTSTSEAIQTTGADFGVAWDGDFDRCFFFDHTGAFIDGEYVVSLLAEAFLAKNPYATIIHDPRIIWSTQDIVSKAGGRAVQARTGHAFIKQAMRDENAVYGGEMSAHHYFRDFVYCDSGMIPWLLVAELVSLHGPLAELVASRKTAYPSSGEINFTLDDPKAAIARVVKVFKQEAKAIDTLDGLGVDLGDWRFNLRSSNTEPLVRLNVEARGDAELVAQGVACIKSLLMG